GTTGCAGATCGCCCTCTGCCTCGCGCGCAGGGTCCTCCTTGGTCTCCAGAGCGGCTTCCGCTTGAGAATCCTGCAGGCGCGAAGCAGCGTCGACGGCGCCGGGGGCGGGGGTTTGGCCTTCGACTTCGGCCTGGAGCGGGCCATCGGGAGAGCGCGAGCGGGGATGGTCGCCCGCTCGGTCGTCTCCGATCTGGACTGGGACCGATCGGTCGACGGACCCCTTCCCCGCGGCTACGACCTCGGCCTCCAGTACGACCTCCGCCTTGGAGGGACGATTCTTGCAGGGGCCTCGCTGCACGAAGGCGGCGCGGTGCGGAGATGCGCAGTCGCGACCTCTTGGCGCGTTCCGGGCGCGCCTCTCGTCCTGCGGGCGGGGCCGGCCTGGAGCGATCCGGGCGGGGAGTCCCGAGGGGAGCTGTCGAGCGGAATCAGCCTGCAGGTCGGCGGCCTATCGGCCGACTACGGCATGAGGACCGGGCCGCCGGGCTTGGGCGAGATCCACCGTTTCGCCCTTGTGGCATCGCTGCCCTAGGCTGCGCTCGCCGCGGGCGGGGTTCGCGGCGGGCGCCCGGCGAGGCGCCCCGAGACGCCGGCGAAGCCCGGCCGGGCCGCCGTCGGGACAGAGCGAGTTGCGATCTCATGCAGGCGGTGGTATCGTTCCGGTCCTCTCGGATCGCGTGACGGGGCGTCCGTCCCGTTCGACCTTCGGCTGATCACGGCGAGGAACTTGCCTCGATCGGGAGCGAGACGCTTGATGGACAACACATTTCGGGTCTCCATCCCCGTTCTCTATGGAATCGAGAACTGGGGAAACGGCTACTTCGATGTCAACGCGTCGGGCCACCTCATGGTGAAGCCCTTCCGGTCCGGCCCGGGAGTCGATCTCCACCAGGTTGTAGAAGAACTCGCGAAGCGGCGCTGCCCCGTGCCGGTCCTGCTGCGCTTCCCACAGATCCTCGAGACGCAGGTCCGCAGCCTGCACCAGGCCTTCCAGAGCGCGATCACCGAGTTCCAGTACGGCGCCTCCTACAAGGGCGTCTTCCCGATGAAGGTCAACCACCGCCGCGACGTTCTCGAGGAGCTCCTGCGCGTCGGCAGCCGCTATGACTTCGGCCTCGAGGCCGGGTCGAAGGCCGAGCTCTACATCGGGCTCTCGATCCCCCAGCCCGAGGAGAGCTTCCTCATCTGCAACGGATTCAAGGACGAGGCGTTCATCGAGATGGCCTTCTGGGGGCTGCGGAGCGGAAAGAAGATCGTCATCGTCATCGAGCAGGTCCGGGAGATCGGGAGCGTTCTCAAGATGATCGAGCAGACGGGGCTGCGCCCCATCCTCGGCCTTCGCGGGAGGCTCTACTCGCGAGGAAGCGGGAAGTGGGAAGAGTCGGGCGGCGAGACGTCGAAGTTCGGCCTTTCGACCGTCGAGATGATCGACTGCGTGCGCACCCTGAGGGAGCGGGGCCTCGACGGATGCCTCAAGATGCTCCACTTCCACATCGGCAGCCAGATCACGGACATCCGGAAGATCAAGGCGGCAGTCAAGGAGGCGAGCCGCGTCTACGCGAAGATCCGCAAGATGAAAGTCGTGGTCGAGTACCTGAATGTCGGCGGGGGGCTCGGAATCGACTACGACGGATCGAAGACCCCGTCCGACAGCAGCGCCAACTACACCATGCAGGAGTTCGCCAACGATGTCGTCTACACGATCCGCGAGGTCTGCGACGCGGAAGACGTTCCCGTCCCTACCATCGTCTCCGAGAGCGGACGGGCCCTCACCGTCTACCACTCGATGCTGATCACGACCTGCGAGAACCGCTCCGATCCCGAGGCGGCCGGCCGGCTCGGGATGCTCC
The Candidatus Eisenbacteria bacterium genome window above contains:
- the speA gene encoding biosynthetic arginine decarboxylase, which produces MDNTFRVSIPVLYGIENWGNGYFDVNASGHLMVKPFRSGPGVDLHQVVEELAKRRCPVPVLLRFPQILETQVRSLHQAFQSAITEFQYGASYKGVFPMKVNHRRDVLEELLRVGSRYDFGLEAGSKAELYIGLSIPQPEESFLICNGFKDEAFIEMAFWGLRSGKKIVIVIEQVREIGSVLKMIEQTGLRPILGLRGRLYSRGSGKWEESGGETSKFGLSTVEMIDCVRTLRERGLDGCLKMLHFHIGSQITDIRKIKAAVKEASRVYAKIRKMKVVVEYLNVGGGLGIDYDGSKTPSDSSANYTMQEFANDVVYTIREVCDAEDVPVPTIVSESGRALTVYHSMLITTCENRSDPEAAGRLGMLQLETDNQVLTELHEIARDISVKNFREYYHDAIQQREELFTLFDLGYLSLEERGRGEALFDEICSRALRFAKQANYVSDEFEILEKNLRKKYVANFSVFQSVPDSWTIDQLFPILPIHRLNEFPGETGILVDLTCDSDGKIDHFVDVKDIKEILELHTTENGNPYYIAVALLGAYQDVMGDFHNLFGTVNEAQVVVDEAGRHHIRKIVKGNSIDEMARIAGFEPGELWQEFSSRIDAAVKAGRLSEADGNDLVEAYKGRGRDTTYLNPSTDTKQT